A region of the Phoenix dactylifera cultivar Barhee BC4 chromosome 10, palm_55x_up_171113_PBpolish2nd_filt_p, whole genome shotgun sequence genome:
tACCTGAAATCAGTCGATGGGTCCCTACCCTGCCATCCCATCTCCTTCCACTGGTCAGATATCAGACCATGAAGTTCTTGATCAGGGTATGTCGCATACCAAAGAGCTCTGAGAGCTTCCTGCTTCAAGAGATAAATTTCATGAGGTGCTGACAGAATAAAGGCAACATTTAGTAAGCTATAGAATGTCAAAAACATTTCATAATTTTGAGGACTGAATCCTTAAGGTTCTTGAGGGTTCATttcaaagagagaaagaaaaggaacagAAGGTAGCGCAAACTCCGTGTTGTGTTCATGTAATATTATACtttatgggctcgtttggttcacgggaagcattttccttcctaggaatatgattcctgggaaacaaattcctaggaagaggatgcctaggaaagtacttttggcatgtttggttgaccatgggaaagcgACAAATTTTCaagatgcttatgtttggttggccatccactttcctaggaaagttatatataattcctattatgcccttaataaaaattaggtttttaatgcctctttaatgcttctttaatgctgaagggactttttgggaaaaagtaaaaattgagtgattcccgcctcatgggaaagtaactttcccatgtttctcatgggaaagactttcccatgaaatgtgggaatcacattcccatgggaatacaactttcccttctctctcctttgaaaactccaaccaaacaagaggcatctcattactttcccgttgaccacactttcccctcttctttttccgcgaaccaaacgagccctatataAAACTAAGACTCAATATTATCATTCTATTATAAATGATTCTAAGACTGCAAGTTAATATGCTATCACACGCGCACACAGATGGTTGGGGGGGGTGGTCGTGCTGACAACAAAAGGGAAAAAGTCATTTGTGCCACTAAAGCCCAAGAAGAGGGCACTAAATACCACGTGACAGCCTTAGCTCCCACCTAGCACCATAGGCTCCCAACCTACTGTCCATTTGGTCAGATTGGCCTtaaccaagaaagaaaaaatatataaactaaCTAGATGGATGAGGCAGCTGTTGGTGGCAAGTGGCAACATCGGCTGACCCAGGAGAGAAAATCAAGGAAAGACCCCCAAGTGATGTGGATGAGTAAGATGACCACAAAGGAGCAGTATCAAGCAacgaagtcaaagttgacttttacaatttctgttttcttatgCTATCAATTATCAACCACAAAATCTAAAACATATTTGAATATTAGAAACTTACAACCTACAGCATCTGTCAATAAATGGCTAGAGTCCAAAGCACAGGTACAGTGCAGTCAAGAGTTTGTGCATGTTTCATTCAAAATTAGAAGTTGTAATGAATCTCCCTCGTGTCTGGGatcatgaaataaaataaagatgaatAATCAGCACCTTCATGGCAAATGCGACCACTAGATGTGATTCATTTAAGCTACCAGCTAAAAACAAGGATCCTCCTATCTTTAGCACTATGAGACCATTGAAGGCTGAATTAACTTATCCACTCAGTATTTGTTAGTGTTAATTATGGATGCACCATACATGCACCACAAATATACATATCATACTAGATGAGCAAAGTCACCTGATGATCTCTCCTAAGGGAATCAAAGTAAACCTTCATGCGATGCTTCAGTCTTTGAAGTCTTTCTTCCTGCAATACATCAACAATTAATTAATGGCATGTGGATAGTGTCAAAAGCTGTTACAAACAAGGCACTTTACTGTATCGACATAAATAATGGTTCACAAATTTAGGTTAAAAAAACCGAACTATGTTTGTTCAATAAGCTTAATTTCAGATTTCTTAGAAAACTGGTGAAGACAACTTGAAGAAAGAAGCATAGCAGCAAGCGCACACAAAAACATTTTCACAGAGAAAATATCATTTTATGTTATAGTTGTTAACGATCAAATAACAAAAGCAgaatttaataaatttttatgtgCAGAATACTATATTCAAAAAAAACTAAAAGGTTCATGACATTCAAAAAAtgagctctctctctcacacacagacACTATAGATGCCAAAAGTTGACTCAAGATCCATACTTGTGTTGGCCATATACATTGGGAAAGGCCAACACCACCATTTGGAACTTTATAATTTAACATTTGATTAATTTCAAGCTTTCTTGGACTTCAAGTTCATCTCTTCCTACTGGATTTCATGATATCCCCTCTACTCCTCTCTCACTTATGTTTTCAACTTTTCTATTTTCTTGCATCTCTACAATTCGGCACTGCATCATAGGCCACGTTAGCAACGTGGATCAACTAACTTGATCAACAAGagagtatcaaaaaaaaaaagaaaaaaagagtagaACCATGCCTTTTCTTCTATGAAAAAATCAGGTCCGCAGAGACTAGTCTTTCAAATTGATCATCAATATTAGGGATGCATGATGGGCAGGTTGGGTTCGGCTATAGGTGGTCTTGGCTCGGCCTAGGTTACCAGACAGCTAGTCCATACTTAACCCAACATGTATGTGCCCAAGCTCAGCCCAACAAGATAAAGCGAGCTCGAGTTGAAATCGAAACAGCCCCAATTAATAACaactcaaaattcaaaaaacatCACTCTCATTCCCCATCTGTAGTCATATTTACAATTCCAAATCtgtattaataatttatatacaATTCTTAATTAGAATAACAATTACTTAATTTTTAGTATCACATTTTTACTATATTGTTGTAGTATATATATGgcaaatatatatacatgctaTAAAAGTACCAGGCAGGGATGGGTTAAGCTATCGGGCTCATAAATCACTGACCCAAGTTCAGCCCAATTTTGAATTGGGTCAAAACCTTGATTCCTTAATTTTTAGTATCACATTTTTACTATATTGTTGTAGTATATATATGgcaaatatatatacatgccaTAAAAGTACCAGGCAGGGATGGGTTAAGCTATCGGGCTCATAAATCACTGACCCAAGTTCAGCCCAATTTTGAATTGGGTCAAAACCTTGCTGCCTGAGCTCAGCCGATCCCATAGAAATATTGGCCCAAACTTCTTATACCACGGGCCTCATCGAGCATGCCATGGGTTGGCCCAGCCCAATGTGCATGGCTAATTAATATGAATTGCATGCACCAGCAAGTTGTGCATCTAGAAAGTTGCTAAAACCATTCGTTGGTATCCAAAACACTTATAAAAGAATTAACAGCCGAGAGAGTGtgatattaattaaaataatcaaTAGAAAACTTTAGGACACGCTAGCATCAAAGATACCGAGTGAACAGGTTTCTTTCGATGTGCCTCACAGATGGAAAACACtcaaagagaaatgataagTAATCCCATGGACATAATTCATAAATGAAACTTGCCTGTAAAGGCGTAAGATTGACGCAGATGCGTTCATATGTTACTTTTCGCTTCATACAAACACAAGAAAGACCCCTTCCAATCCATCTTGGTGATCCACATGTTGAAGAATCATCTGTGCACAAGCAATTGAAAACTCTTCAGGTTGGCACTATAACAAAATCATGACATACAATCAATGACTGAAGCAGTAAGCATCTGAAGCATGCTATTGTTCAAGAGTCAATCATTGTTCACCAGTATATCAAACACCACAAGGGCATCCAGTGCATTTAAGTACTGTAAAAGGCATACACTAGCTGGCTATAATACTTTGACAGTATGCAAGACGTTACGGGAGGctgaaaaacaaaagttaatATATatgctttcttccttctttttttttaatgaactgGCTGATTTACACAGCCCTAGAATAAATATACCCGCTTGCATCAGCCATGAATACCTCTTGAAAGTAATAAAGATGAGGATTCCTATAGTTTGGATCCACTGTGTTCAACAACAAAGGATGCCACTCAGTCAGCTGCTCTAATTGTCTCTTTGAATATGTGCTTAGTTACGCAAGAAGTGATAGTTGACTTTAATCTCTAAAATCCCCTACCAACATGATATGATCAGCTTGTAGAATATATGCTTTCTTTAAACAAAAGTAATTAAAGCTATCCCACAAAAGTTACATTTGCAACTACCTATTTACAGATTATaaattccttcttctttcccACAAGTTACGCTGCAAAAGAACAGAATGGACTCTCTGAGTTGACTCGGTAATCTGTTGAACCCAAAAGCATTATTGCACTATAGCACAAGCCTAAAGTCTAGAGACCCTTCTTAAGCACCATTTTAGCAAAAGTCAGCCACTTCTGCCTACCCTTAACCTATTCCATTTCACTTTATTACTAAAAATCAAGATTTTCTAATAGCCCACAGTCTAATCTTCTCCACATTCtactaattttctttcttttttgtttttgataaGGCAGACAAATCATACAATCCTAGTATGAAGATatcccaaaaaattaaaaataaaatatcacgaAGCATGGTCGAGACAACTAATATAGTGGTCCACAAAAACTCTTCAGCATGCTTCGCTACATAGAAGAGAACGCAATCCGTCGCTCTATTCGTCTTACGGTAGATCTGTTAATTTTCTTTGCAAGACATAAAAGACAGTATGCTAGAACTTATCGGTGCTATTAATaagaattatatttaaataattacCAAAAAATGGTAATACCACGAATAACTAGCACTCACCAGTGACCCAAACACTTGTACGTTGGAAGAAAAGAAGTAGAGCTAGGGCAAAATCGTAAATTGCCAAACAAATGAGGACAGTTCTAGAGAAAGGAAACACAAATCATAGTACTTCgtggggtggttctatatacacccccccctattgctaaggacaccccccaaaaaccaaaagaaaatacccaaactaacctttagtgtaattaccatattgcccttgaaattttctcatataccccccttcctcctcctccgtttcgttttgaaaagaaaaaaaaaaacacctctcaaaccccccttaaaccctcgatccatttacatcgtttaggcgatctttgaaggagatttaagccccattcgaagcatggacaagcaactagtgatttgggacgaagaatcggccgcaaaggtacgtgttccaccttgtttcgaatttttttttttttcacggttcgtgctccgttcggcactggatcgccgaacaaaaggcttctgttcggctgaacagtgccgaacagaagccttctgttcggcaaccctcaaccgaacagaagccttctgttcggctgcacagtgccgaacagaaggcttctgtccggcactgtacagccgaacagaaggggaGGCGGGAGAGgaggtgtactgagaaaatttcaagggcaatatggtaattacactaaaggttagtttgggtatttttttttttggtttttggggggtgtccttagcaatagggggggtgtatatagaaccaccctacTTCGTGTCATGCTCCCCATGTTCAAAAGAGTAGTAGTAGAAATAAGCCAGAATGCCAGAGATTCCGGCCTTTATTTTCCCACCTACCTTTTCCGATTAATAAACAAATCTTGTAAAAGCCTCATCTTTAATGCATACACCTTAACGAAACCTGCCAGATTCGGTGAGACATTGACACCAGTACGATGATCAAAAATTTGACTCTACCCTTAATTTCAAAAAGCTAAATAATTGCCCAAAAAACATCTTTTTTTAACCAAACCAAAGCTCTAATTTCATCAATCTCGCCTCTTCACACAATCTTGTCCCAGCactgaaaaaaattatatatatataaaaaatccgTATTCAAGAGAAAAGCACGGCATACATCGCACATTGTGCGATTTCCACTTAAAACATGATAGAAATTAAGAGAAAAGccaaataagaaaagaaaaatcgaagaaaaaggagagatttCGGATTCCAATTCGAAACCAATGCCCCAAAAAACAAGATCGCAAGAAACGACCAAAGATTCCAACTTTTTCAGAGAAAAGACCCCAAAAAAATGCTTGATTTTCTCCTCAACCACAGATTATCACAATAAACACAGATCTAAAGTAGAAGAAATCGTGAATCCGCTCGTTCCATTAATGCACAACGAAACGAAATCGAGATCACCTGAGGTCACAGAGGAGCCATGAGAGCACCTCGAGATCGAGACCGGCGGCAGCGACCGGATCGCCATACAACTCCCATTGTTCCCCTCCACTCCCATACCTCCtcctattctctctctcttctccctccaCACTCAGAGGAGTCTCGCTTGGaacgaaagaagagaagaaagcgaGCGAGATGGGAGCGTTATTTATAGCAACGGAGAGAACCCTGTCGTTTTCTTCCGGGCTTTCCGCCAAGAGGCCAGGACGCGAGACCAGCACGccgttttttttataaaaaaatgcaTCTAAATGACTAAAACGCCCCTACGTGTCGCAACGTGATCGGACGGCCCACGAGCGGTGGTTTGTGAGAGCGGTCTGATCTCGATCCGACGAGTAGTGACGGTAGCGTGGGAACGGTTAACAGGGATGCAATCATGGGTGATTATTGGTCAAACACGGGCAGATGATTAGGGGAAAGCGGGGCCCACCGGATGGATGGTTGATAGCCAGCTGATCGGAGTTCGGAACCACCGGAGAGATTAGTGGTCCCTGGTGACGGCCGGAGATGGATCCATAGGGCATTttgtgcttcttcttcttcttttttttttgttttgctttgctactcaTGTTGGATATCACTTCTTGTGGGACAATTATGGGGTGATTTGGGTGGGAGGAATCACATGGTGACACCATAGCCAAAGTTGATTGCAACCAAAGCTTGCAAGCATTGTGGTCCATGGATAACATCAGAATAAGAGTTGTAAACATCTGAAAAAGACTTGTATCTTTTGGAATTCATCGTTCTTTATACGAATCCACTGTTGGATTGTGCAATGATTATCTATACAGATAGATGATCGTTTAGTTTGGAATATTTTGAGAGTTGTGCTGGGGGTGACTCGATGGTTAGTGTTGCAAAAAATTCGCACAAAAAAATACAATCCAAACCCGTAACATCTAACcatttactctttttttttttattgagttCAGAGGGTCAAAATTCACCAATTGAAACGCCTCAGGGCCTGAGACTTAGTACATCATATTGCAACAAATTGCAGCCTGTGTTATGTAATTAATGACTTCTTATTAAAACTTATTCATAAAAAATTGAtgcactttcttctttcttctcaactTGGTGACTTTCATATATGGCTCGCACTACGCCTAAACTCAAGTTATgcaatatatatagatatggCTATATGAAtagaattatttttcttgtagaAGTTTATAAGCTCCAATATCACATTCAATGTATCTATGTACGATAACTACATGAGATTTCTATTCGCAGCCGTTTTAGAATCATTtagagaaaatactaattcacCTTCATCTAAGCAATTGTTGTTTAGTCACGATCAAATGCAATGATTTGTATATGATAAGGTCAAGGAAGATCGGCTTCCGGCTCGCGCGTCCAACGCTACGAGGGATCTGTCGCCCTCCGACCTCGTTCCCACCGGTCTCAGACAGCAGAGGCGACTGCTTCTCctcagaggtattgtccgctttgaacGCGTCGTGCGCTACCTTTGGGGGTCCACGTAGGTACTAGCCTCTTGGGCGCGTCATGCGCTACCCTCACGGTTTCGTCCCATAAAAGGCGCCTCTGAAGAGAAAGGGATAGCCCCCCTTCATTTAAGGAATAGACCTTTCCGCTATCTAGTCGATATAGGATTAAGTTCGGACCCTTTATttccacaacatagcccccccagcggagGGGTCTGTGCCGGGGTCAAGGgctctcaatgaaagcaccattGATAAGGTCAAGGGAGATCGgcctccggcccgcgcgtccagcgctacgGAGGATCTGCCgccctccgacctcgtctccacCGGTCTCAGACAGTGGAGGCGACTACGTCTTctcagaggtattgtccgctttgggcgcgtCATGCGCTACCCTTGAGAGTCCGTATAGGTACTAGCCCCTTGGGCGCGTCATGCGCTAGCCTCACGATTTTGCCCTACAAAAGGCGCCTCTGAGAAGAAAGGGGTAGCCCCCTCCATTTAAGGAACAAACATCTCCGCTatctagtcgatgtgggactaagttcggATCCTTTATTCCCACAATAGTATACATGGGTCTAGAGCATGTCTTTGAGATGCTGTAGCATCATTTTCTATCGTAATAACTTAAAACATGGTGGCGAGATGGGGCAATTATAATACGGTAGACCAAACTATTCATGTTAATATAGCCTTTCTTTGTTCCTCTATGACCTCAAAATTTTGCACGGCAGGCACGGGTATGCACCCAAACCAATCTATTCTCTTAATGTTGTTCTTCGTGTGCTTGAGGATGGAGATATTTGAGTTCGAATCATCTGTCATGTATGTTTTACATTGCAGATAATCACCATACTATCCATCTCAGAGAGGGACGACTCTAGGTGCCAATACTATCCGTCATGAGAATAAACCACAGTCGTCTATCTCTAAGATGAATGAGATAACAGTTATCGAAGTCTGCATGTAAAATATGCACCGCAGAGAATCTCAGTCTCAAGATATTCTCCCTGCATCATCTGTCTTTCATCACCTATTTttcgaaaaggaaaaaagaaataaacgtGGCAACTCAATATAGAGATAAACAAGTATGGACACATTCAAAGTGTTCCAATTTCGGAGTCATTTGTATTCGAGTCCAACTAGCATCGCTACTCTTCTCAGAAAAGTTCTGAACTTTCAGGCAAAGATGGGTAGGTTCTTGCGTGACTCAACGAAGGCATCATCACTTTCAGCGCACATCTCAAAGTACGTGTACAGTACTACTCCCTCTAGTCACGCAACATCAATCTATTATCTTTATGCTGTGCTTCTTGCGTTTGCACCGAGGATAGAGATATTCAAGTCCGGATCATCTGTAGGGCATCTTTTGAGCCTTATAGACTTGGATAACCACCATGTTATCATTGTAGGTGCCAAACATGACCCGTCATGAGACTAAACCACAGCCATCCATTTCTAAGATGAATAATGTGACGATAAACAAGCATAGATATATTCAGAACTTATTTGGTTTgcagaaaaaaaggagaaagtatagTCAACAGAAAAACGAAGAGAAACCACTTATTTTATTGGAGTTTCCAAAAAAGAGAGATGCAAAAATAGTATTTCTATGGcaataagattttcatattttatgaaaaaaatttatgagGGATATGAGAATTCATCGATTggaaatagaatttttttttctctaaagaTACTCTTAAgctattaaaaattataaataaagtaTTTCTCTTCattaagaatataatagatattttatatatttttttaaaaaatagatgcttaatcaaatataaattattctgaaatatattatttttttgcacTGCAGATAACCACCATACTATCCATCTCAGAAAGCGGCTGTGGGTGGCAAACACTATCCGTCATGAGAATAAACCACATTTGTCCATCTCTAAGATGAATGATATAACGGTTATCTGAGTATGCGTATAAAATATGCACCATAGAGAATCTCAATCTCAAAATATTCCCTCTGCATCAGCTGTCTTTCGTCACCTATTTttcgaaaaggaaaaaagaaataaacgtGGCAACTCAATATAGTGTGATAAACAAGTATGGACACATTGAAAGGGTTACAATTTCGGAGTCATCTGAATTCGAGTCCAACTAGCATCGCTacttttttcagaaaagttCTGAACTTTCAAACAAAAATGGGAAGTTACTTGCGTGATTCAACGAAGATAGCATCACTTTCAGGGCACATCTCAAAGTACGTGTACCGTACTACTCCCACTAGTCACGCAGCATCAATCTATTCTCTTGATGCTGTGCTTCTTGCGCTTGCAGCGAGGATAGAGATATTCAAGTTCGGATCATCTGTAGCGCATATTTTGAGGCTTATAGACTTGGATAACCACCATGCTATCATTGCAGGCGCCAAACATGACAGGTCACGAGACAAAACCACAGCAATTTATTTTAAGAGGTATAATGTTGTAGTTATCTATAAATATTTAAGATCTATTCAGCGAATagtcgatgtggaactaaatacacGTCCGCACGGATTCTCACCTTCTGTTTAAGTCCTAATATCTTCGTCAGGCTCagagttcaaatctaatcacaagcaccacgattggcccatgGTCAGCTCTAATAGATACGTATTGTAGTCTCTcgtagtccacataggttattgaCTAGGTCCGCTCTAATACGAtttataacaacccaggacctcacctaaaatggccaaccggaaagtattatttggatttcttaatcctgtataagtatctaaaatctactcagcaaataaccaatgtgggactaaacacacgcctgcatgGGTCCTCATGTCacctattttttgaaaaaaaacaaatgtGGCAACTCAATATAGCGATAAACAAGCATGGACAGATTCAAGACTTGTTTAAttcgggaaaaaaaaagagaaaaagtgtAGTCAACAGAAAATGGAGAAAAATCTTTtatttgattggagttttcaaagtagAGAGATGCAAAAATAGCATTTCTATGGCAA
Encoded here:
- the LOC103722555 gene encoding ELMO domain-containing protein B-like isoform X2: MGVEGNNGSCMAIRSLPPVSISRCSHGSSVTSDDSSTCGSPRWIGRGLSCVCMKRKVTYERICVNLTPLQEERLQRLKHRMKVYFDSLRRDHQEALRALWYATYPDQELHGLISDQWKEMGWQGRDPSTDFRGAGFISLENLLFFAKTFSTSFQRLLKKQGGKRATWEYPFAVAGVNITFMIMQMLDLQSTKRRTFVRAVFIQMLSEDEWAFDLLYCVAFVVMDKQWLEKNASYMEFNF